A region of Phaeodactylum tricornutum CCAP 1055/1 chromosome 14, whole genome shotgun sequence DNA encodes the following proteins:
- the hUba1 gene encoding ubiquitin-activating enzyme E1, protein 2 (Ubiquitin activating enzyme E1, homolog to fungal UBA) — protein MSAERMEATATAEVDEKLYSRQLYVMGHEAQRRMMASNVLLVGCSGLGVEIAKNCILAGISSMMLVDPTPPTSFDLGGNFYLQESDIGGTKGRAALCKDSLAQLNQYVSVTTADVPDLSVDSVLPLIDGSLTCVVVTVPLPKALVIQLNEACREQKVSFIYSLTMSVFGMAFCDFGDAFVVADKDGEAAATSQIESVVHENPAVVKVLEDHGRHGLEDGDKVSFARLHGVPGLEEGREYAIKTTGPFTFELPEVDLSGIADGDGAGHAVNQQGYITQIKQPVTLKFESYAEKLEKPGELMMSDFAKFDRPPLLHLAFQAVAAYLDEKGELPMPGDVNTAKEVLALANTLDKEGILKSNFQVAERLLMHFASGARACLSPMCAALGGMVGQEVLKACSGKFTPIPGFFYLDADETLPDTLIDSSLVQPTGTSRYDSQVAVFGSDMQENINNLQYFMVGAGAIGCEMLKNWALMGVGCSSKGHVYVTDMDRIEKSNLSRQFLFRNTDIDKFKSATAADAAKAMNPKLNVTAYQEKVAQDTEHLFGDDFYDKLSGVCTALDNVEARLYVDQRCLFYRLPMLESGTLGTKGNTQVVVPHLTEHYGATRDPPEKSIPVCTLKNFPNQIQHTLQWARDWFEGAFKQSADEVNAYLSMPPSQYLETLQPNTKTESLKLLRRTLVDERPLTFEDCVTWARLTFENLFNNQIRQLLYNFPPDQVTSSGTKFWSGSKRCPKPLVFDIDAVDEDAGMRNHFDFVVAAANMRAQLYGIKGRTDEDYFRQTLKDVIVPDFSPAEGVKIAANDEEAKATDGNGMDTGDAEADELWGSLPKPSELAGFRLQGIDFDKDLDEQMLFVTACSNLRAMNYQIPTEDTHRSRAIAGRIIPAIATTTALVTGLICLELYKMVGTARKKLSIDAYKNGFINLAIPFMTLSEPTAPAKTKALVKGKEWEWTPWDSLDMSLGDITMGEFMDYFENEYNLEISMLSHGVSILYSFFANKKKVEERKSMKMTDVITSITKKEFPSNQLFIILEIIANDKDTDEEVDLPYVRFRFR, from the exons ATGTCTGCCGAAAGGATggaagcaacagcaactgCCGAAG TGGATGAAAAGCTTTATTCGCGCCAACTCTACGTTATGGGACATGAAGCTCAGCGTCGTATGATGGCCAGCAATGTGTTGTTGGTTGGTTGCTCCGGTTTGGGCGTGGAAATCGCCAAGAATTGCATCCTTGCCGGGATTTCTTCCATGATGTTGGTCGATCCAACGCCGCCTACTTCCTTTGATTTGGGCGGAAATTTTTACCTGCAAGAATCTGATATTGGCGGAACGAAGGGACGAGCCGCCCTGTGCAAAGACTCTTTGGCGCAACTCAATCAATACGTCAGCGTGACGACGGCGGACGTTCCGGATCTCTCCGTTGACTCAGTTCTTCCGTTGATCGATGGAAGCCTTACCTGTGTCGTCGTTACGGTCCCGCTGCCCAAGGCATTGGTCATTCAGCTCAACGAAGCCTGCCGTGAACAAAAAGTGTCCTTCATTTATTCACTCACCATGAGTGTTTTTGGTATGGCCTTCTGCGACTTTGGAGACGCCTTTGTGGTGGCCGACAAGGATGGcgaagccgccgccacgtCTCAAATCGAATCTGTTGTCCACGAGAATCCCGCTGTCGTCAAAGTCTTGGAAGATCACGGTCGTCATGGTTTGGAAGACGGCGACAAGGTCAGCTTTGCCCGTTTGCACGGGGTCCCTGGGTTGGAAGAAGGCAGGGAGTACGCCATCAAGACAACCGGACCATTTACCTTTGAGTTGCCGGAAGTCGATCTCAGTGGAATTGCCGACGGGGACGGTGCCGGGCACGCAGTCAACCAACAAGGTTACATCACACAAATCAAGCAACCGGTTACACTGAAGTTTGAATCGTACGCTGAAAAACTGGAAAAGCCCGGGGAGCTCATGATGTCGGACTTTGCAAAGTTTGACCGCCCACCTCTACTGCATCTAGCATTTCAAGCCGTTGCGGCGTATTTGGATGAAAAGGGTGAATTGCCAATGCCAGGGGATGTGAATACAGCTAAAGAAGTGTTGGCGCTGGCCAATACACTCGATAAAGAAGGGATTCTCAAGTCCAACTTTCAGGTTGCCGAGCGTCTCTTGATGCATTTTGCATCTGGTGCGCGGGCGTGCCTTTCGCCCATGTGCGCAGCACTTGGAGGCATGGTGGGCCAAGAAGTTCTCAAGGCTTGCAGTGGCAAGTTTACACCTATTCCAGGTTTCTTCTACCTCGATGCTGACGAAACCCTGCCCGATACGTTGATCGACTCCTCCTTGGTCCAACCAACGGGCACGTCACGCTATGATAGCCAAGTTGCCGTGTTTGGGAGCGACATGCAGGAAAATATTAACAACTTGCAGTACTTCATGGTCGGCGCTGGGGCAATCGGCTGTGAAATGCTGAAAAACTGGGCACTCATGGGGGTTGGCTGTTCGTCCAAGGGACACGTATACGTGACCGACATGGATCGCATCGAAAAGTCGAACTTGTCGCGTCAATTCTTGTTTCGCAACACCGATATTGACAAATTCAAGTCGGCCACCGCTGCCGACGCGGCGAAAGCCATGAATCCAAAGCTCAACGTTACGGCGTACCAGGAAAAAGTGGCGCAAGACACAGAGCACCTGTTCGGTGACGACTTTTACGATAAGCTCAGTGGTGTTTGTACGGCCTTGGACAATGTTGAAGCGCGTCTTTACGTCGATCAGCGCTGTTTGTTCTATCGCTTACCAATGCTGGAATCTGGCACACTTGGTACCAAGGGCAATACACAAGTAGTTGTGCCACATTTGACGGAGCATTATGGCGCCACCCGTGATCCACCAGAAAAATCCATCCCAGTTTGCACGCTTAAAAACTTTCCGAACCAGATTCAGCATACGCTGCAGTGGGCGCGTGATTGGTTTGAAGGTGCGTTCAAGCAATCGGCCGATGAGGTCAATGCTTACCTTTCCATGCCGCCATCTCAGTACTTGGAAACATTGCAACCCAATACCAAAACCGAGTCACTCAAGTTGTTGCGTCGCACGCTGGTGGATGAACGCCCTTTGACATTCGAGGACTGTGTCACCTGGGCTCGTCTGACATTCGAAAATCTCTTCAACAACCAAATTCGGCAATTGCTGTATAATTTTCCGCCAGATCAAGTCACATCGAGTGGCACAAAATTTTGGTCCGGGAGTAAGCGTTGTCCGAAACCGCTCGTGTTTGATATTGACGCTGTAGATGAAGACGCAGGGATGCGCAATCactttgattttgttgtgGCAGCCGCCAACATGCGAGCCCAATTGTACGGTATCAAGGGACGCACCGATGAAGACTACTTTCGGCAAACGCTCAAGGATGTGATTGTGCCTGACTTTTCTCCAGCCGAGGGAGTAAAGATTGCGGCTAACGAtgaggaagccaaggcgaCGGATGGGAACGGGATGGATACCGGCGATGCGGAAGCGGACGAACTTTGGGGCAGTCTGCCGAAGCCCTCTGAACTTGCAGGATTTCGGTTACAGGGCATCGATTTTGACAAGGATTTAGATGAACAGATGCTCTTTGTCACGGCGTGTTCTAATCTTCGTGCCATGAATTATCAAATTCCAACGGAAGACACACATCGCTCGCGCGCAATTGCCGGACGTATTATTCCTGCGATTGCGACGACAACCGCCTTGGTCACCGGTCTAATTTGCCTAGAGCTTTACAAAATGGTAGGTACGGCTCGCAAGAAGCTGTCAATTGACGCCTATAAAAACGGCTTCATCAATCTAGCCATTCCCTTCATGACCTTGTCCGAACCAACAGCTCCTGCCAAGACCAAGGCACTTGTCAAGGGCAAAGAATGGGAATGGACGCCTTGGGATTCGTTGGATATGAGTCTTGGCGACATCACTATGGGCGAATTTATGGATTATTTTGAAAATGAATACAATTTGGAGATTTCCATGCTCAGCCATGGGGTGAGCATCTTGTACAGCTTTTTTGCCAATaagaaaaaggtggaagAGCGCAAAAGCATGAAAATGACGGATGTGATTACATCCATTACAAAAAAAGAGTTTCCGTCCAACCAGCTCTTCATCATTTTGGAAATAATTGCAAATGATAAGGACACGGACGAGGAAGTTGACCTGCCGTATGTGcgctttcgtttccgatGA
- a CDS encoding predicted protein, with the protein MQKKKTLPLVDDIGTCNSNISRKLTASQPDTEDNEDQRGDEEGYADLATCNNEDDDDDSDNENGDENETATLDASDQLVHISQRVIPTEVFDTTKKIAPMLLQLRTPQPFKSHFASTNFPVKLSPISMYKQHHFRTKVRQRSPKRWTPSPCISPASLADGFHYRCRSFEDPFEQRDDREEVILVKKAYSDEEETESAKSCDSRSRLLTTSIAHAKHRTNLCLPVKAIPYRGFSPKSVGRTSGSPEERVGLLKAEALETQSRIKPYNLEGILDRRQHRFQTRHKDESEFERPIWILQGRMATQAKGEGDNQSEDRREEISPALPHDTPTFLVSSVTTKAGKAISDDAVSLQMMGPDGILHQESGKERPSLVSSKTLQDRMNCKSQCTILHERRRQSSRKMRSIASHCGNYSHGACMDALHGDGDLSTVTELPSEEERTQASTADCPARPPIDILSYGSSLADSKSVTALNDDMTIEDNFLLGQIQSSSIEVYLEGMEI; encoded by the coding sequence ATgcaaaaaaaaaaaacaTTGCCGCTCGTTGACGACATTGGTACGTGTAACAGCAATATCTCTCGCAAACTGACGGCATCACAGCCTGATACTGAAGACAATGAAGATCAGCGTGGTGACGAGGAGGGCTACGCCGACCTTGCAACTTGCAATaatgaagacgacgatgatgatagTGATAACGAGAACGGCGACGAAAATGAAACTGCCACGTTGGACGCATCGGACCAGCTTGTTCACATTTCACAGAGGGTCATACCTACAGAAGTGTTTGACACGACAAAGAAGATAGCACCTATGCTCTTGCAACTAAGGACTCCACAGCCGTTCAAGAGTCACTTTGCCAGCACAAACTTCCCCGTGAAGCTATCTCCCATTTCGATGTACAAACAACATCACTTTCGTACAAAGGTTCGCCAACGGTCTCCAAAAAGGTGGACCCCGTCACCTTGCATTAGTCCTGCATCACTTGCCGATGGTTTTCACTATCGTTGCCGCTCCTTTGAAGATCCCTTTGAACAAAGGGACGATAGAGAGGAGGTAATCTTAGTGAAGAAGGCTTAttcggacgaagaggaaactGAATCTGCAAAATCGTGCGATTCCCGAAGCCGACTCTTGACAACCTCAATAGCGCATGCCAAGCACAGAACCAACTTATGTTTACCGGTGAAGGCAATCCCTTACAGGGGCTTCTCCCCAAAGTCGGTTGGTCGAACCTCAGGGAGTCCCGAGGAGCGCGTAGGCCTCTTGAAGGCAGAGGCTTTGGAAACGCAAAGCCGAATCAAGCCCTATAATTTGGAAGGCATTTtggatcgtcgtcaacatcgaTTCCAGACGCGACACAAAGACGAAAGCGAATTTGAAAGACCTATATGGATTTTGCAGGGAAGAATGGCCACTCAAGCTAAAGGGGAAGGCGATAACCAGAGCGAAGACCGCAGAGAAGAAATATCACCCGCACTTCCACACGATACCCCCACATTTTTGGTAAGTAGCGTAACTACCAAAGCAGGAAAAGCAATTTCAGACGATGCCGTCTCTTTACAAATGATGGGGCCTGACGGCATCCTTCATCAAGAGAGCGGCAAGGAGCGACCGTCTTTGGTATCCAGTAAGACATTACAAGATCGGATGAACTGTAAGTCTCAGTGTACTATACTTCACGAAAGGCGACGTCAAAGCTCTCGCAAAATGAGAAGCATTGCTTCACATTGTGGAAACTACAGTCACGGTGCTTGTATGGACGCTCTGCACGGTGATGGAGATTTATCGACCGTAACAGAGCTACCTTCCGAAGAAGAGCGAACACAAGCTTCTACCGCTGACTGCCCCGCTAGACCGCCCATCGATATTCTTTCATACGGCTCAAGTTTGGCGGATTCGAAATCTGTTACTGCACTGAATGATGATATGACGATTGAAGACAATTTCTTGCTTGGACAAATTCAATCCAGCAGTATCGAAGTCTACTTGGAGGGTATGGAGATTTAG
- a CDS encoding predicted protein, with amino-acid sequence MSEGDTTKVIVGTVVEVTTTRKPQTNRTSTFVTADFDLGGGAVNVKAFVPDLTTSPNDADTAAVAAPNNMLENIDALPTVTADTATETDLFHMEAGVDQHPILEQDTESLVQLPVLPIVPNADFGNNNFSEAEAVPAAVAHGTKWYEDDEATLNDTNGSVPIKDFGISTPVGEVLGPNSDIGGKYSRLEYFLLMFPPKQLTTMCQLTNNALVQQNKHIITTGELLRFFGIVILTTKFEYTSRSQLWSTTALSKYIPARCFGRTGMSRQRFNDIWQCLCWSEQPPERPEGMSSQSYRWKRVDGFVARYNDHQSTAFKPSHMICVDESISRWYGQGGNWINHGLPMYVAIDRKPENGCEIQNAACGCSGIMLRLKLVKSKTAREEGDEGGLSDNHLLLGTRILKELVTPWAWTNQVVCADSYFASVGAALELRQIGLGFIGVVKSATKHFPMAYLSRLEFNHRGDRKGLLMKDGLNGSSLMAFVWIDRDCRYFISSVSSLDAGSPFVRY; translated from the exons ATGTCAGAAGGAGAT ACTACCAAGGTCATTGTTGGGACTGTTGTAGAGGTCACAACCACCAGGAAGCCTCAAACCAACCGTACTTCCACCTTTGTTACTGCTGACTTTGATTTGGGGGGTGGAGCAGTGAA CGTCAAGGCCTTTGTACCAGACTTGACCACGTCACCAAATGACGCTGATACAGCAGCTGTGGCAGCGCCCAACAATATGCTCGAAAACATTGATGCGCTTCCAACCGTAACAGCGGATACTGCAACTGAGACTGATTTGTTTCATATGGAAGCAGGGGTTGATCAACATCCAATTCTCGAACAAGACACGGAGTCACTGGTGCAGCTACCAGTACTTCCAATAGTGCCCAATGCTGACTTTGGTAACAATAACTTTTCCGAGGCAGAAGCTGTCCCTGCTGCAGTAGCACATGGCACAAAGTGGtatgaagatgatgaagctACTCTAAATGatacaaatggcagtgtGCCAATAAAAGACTTCGGTATTTCCACGCCTGTTGGTGAAGTCTTGGGTCCAAACTCTGATATTGGCGGAAAGTACTCGAGACTGGAATACTTCCTTCTGATGTTTCCACCCAAACAGCTCACAACTATGTGTCAGCTAACAAATAACGCTCTGGTGCAACAGAACAAGCACATCATCACTACTGGCGAGCTGCTTCGCTTTTTTGGAATAGTCATTCTGACAACAAAGTTTGAGTACACAAGCCGATCCCAGCTGTGGTCAACAACTGCACTTTCAAAATATATTCCTGCTCGATGCTTTGGACGGACAGGAATGTCAAGACAGCGATTTAACGATATATGGCAATGTCTTTGCTGGAGTGAGCAGCCTCCTGAGCGGCCAGAAGGTATGAGTTCGCAGAGCTACAGATGGAAACGTGTTGATGGCTTTGTAGCCAGGTACAATGATCACCAAAGTACAGCTTTCAAGCCCTCTCACATGATTTGTGTTGACGAGTCCATCTCTCGCTGGTATGGCCAAGGGGGGAATTGGATTAATCATGGGCTGCCTATGTATGTTGCCATAGATCGAAAGCCAGAGAACGGTTGCGAGATCCAAAATGCGGCATGTGGATGTTCCGGAATTATGCTTCGGTTGAAACTGGTCAAGTCAAAGACTGCTCGGGAAGAAGGGGATGAGGGTGGTCTAAGCGACAATCATCTTTTACTTGGCACAAGGATTCTCAAAGAGCTAGTTACTCCTTGGGCATGGACAAACCAAGTTGTATGTGCTGATTCCTATTTCGCTTCTGTTGGTGCTGCATTGGAGTTGAGACAAATAGGTTTGGGATTTATTGGGGTTGTGAAGAGTGCAACAAAGCACTTTCCAATGGCTTATCTTTCGAGACTGGAGTTCAATCATCGAGGAGACCGAAAAGGATTGTTGATGAAAGACGGACTCAATGGAAGTAGCTTGATGGCGTTTGTATGGATTGATCGTGATTGCCGATACTTTATATCAAGTGTGTCCAGTCTTGATGCCGGCAGTCCATTTGTTCGATATTGA